CGAAACTAAGAGCTTTAAACCCTAATGTCCCATGGTCTGTTAAAAATGAAGCAAGAATGCATACAGTCAACAACCTTGCACCCTATTCATCAGCTGTAGATGCTATCTCCAAGTTTCCGGAAACCGCCACAGCGCTTGGACTATCACTAGATCCATCAGGTAAAATCATCTTAATCGCTCCACACGGAATTTCCGACGTGATTAATGTAGTATTACGACCTACCCCACATTTTACGGAAAACTCAAGCTTACTCCCTATTTACGAACAACGCGTTATTAAGAAAAAGTGGCAGG
This window of the Paenibacillus sp. FSL R10-2734 genome carries:
- a CDS encoding nucleotidyltransferase family protein; translated protein: MMDILEKARSLQLPDWWVCAGFVRAKVWDTLHGFEERTPLPDVDVIYYDDSNLQEEVEKQWEAKLRALNPNVPWSVKNEARMHTVNNLAPYSSAVDAISKFPETATALGLSLDPSGKIILIAPHGISDVINVVLRPTPHFTENSSLLPIYEQRVIKKKWQATWKQLQISST